In Lewinellaceae bacterium, a single window of DNA contains:
- the hisB gene encoding bifunctional histidinol-phosphatase/imidazoleglycerol-phosphate dehydratase HisB encodes MKRLLILDRDGTLILEPEDYQIDSLEKLEFYPKVFQYLSRIAAELDFELLMITNQDGLGTDSFPEHTFWPAHHKIMKAFENEGITFKDVLIDRSFPQDNSPNRKPRTGLMKPYMNGDYDLANSFVVGDRLTDIELAKNLGAKGIWINTEPELGSDELGGKAEVLAESIALTTTDWSEIYRFLKLEQRTARVRRTTKETDISIYLNLDGTGRSDNQTGLGFFDHMLDQLAKHSGSDLEVKVAGDLHIDEHHTIEDTALALGEAFAQAVGDKRGMERYGYCLPMDDCLAQVAIDFGGRPWLVWEAEFKREKIGEMPTEMFFHFFKSFSDAAKCNLNIKAEGKNEHHKIEAIFKALARAIKMAKRRDTGNRELPSTKGVL; translated from the coding sequence ATGAAACGCCTACTCATCCTCGACCGTGACGGCACCCTCATCCTGGAGCCGGAAGACTATCAGATCGACAGCCTGGAGAAGCTGGAGTTCTACCCCAAAGTATTCCAGTACCTCTCCCGCATCGCCGCGGAACTGGATTTCGAACTGCTCATGATCACCAACCAGGACGGGCTGGGGACCGACTCCTTCCCGGAGCACACCTTCTGGCCGGCCCACCATAAGATAATGAAGGCCTTCGAAAATGAGGGCATCACCTTCAAGGACGTGCTCATCGACCGCTCTTTTCCACAAGACAACTCTCCTAACCGCAAGCCGCGCACCGGACTGATGAAGCCCTACATGAACGGCGATTACGACCTGGCCAACTCCTTCGTCGTCGGCGACCGGCTGACCGACATCGAACTGGCCAAAAACCTGGGCGCCAAAGGCATCTGGATCAACACGGAACCGGAGTTGGGTTCTGATGAGTTGGGCGGCAAGGCCGAAGTGCTGGCGGAGTCAATCGCCCTGACGACCACCGACTGGAGCGAAATTTACCGTTTCCTGAAGCTGGAGCAACGCACCGCCCGCGTCCGCCGCACCACTAAAGAGACCGACATTTCCATCTACCTCAACCTGGACGGCACCGGGCGCTCTGATAACCAAACCGGCCTGGGCTTCTTCGACCACATGCTGGACCAGTTGGCCAAACACTCCGGCTCCGACCTGGAGGTGAAGGTGGCCGGCGACCTGCACATCGACGAGCACCATACCATCGAAGATACGGCCCTGGCGCTGGGCGAGGCGTTCGCCCAGGCGGTGGGCGACAAACGGGGCATGGAGCGCTACGGCTACTGCCTGCCTATGGACGACTGCCTGGCGCAGGTGGCCATCGACTTCGGCGGCCGCCCCTGGCTGGTGTGGGAAGCGGAATTCAAACGCGAAAAGATCGGCGAGATGCCGACCGAGATGTTTTTCCATTTCTTCAAGTCCTTCAGCGACGCTGCCAAATGCAACCTCAACATCAAGGCGGAGGGGAAGAACGAGCACCATAAGATCGAGGCGATCTTCAAAGCGCTGGCGCGGGCTATAAAGATGGCTAAACGTAGGGATACGGGGAATAGGGAGCTGCCGAGTACGAAGGGGGTGTTGTGA
- the hisC gene encoding histidinol-phosphate transaminase, producing the protein MSIKNLVRENILRLTSYSSARSEFKGRASIFLDANENPFDTGYNRYPDPLQWKVKEKIAELKGVAPERIFLGNGSDEAIDLLIRIFCEPKEDHIVILPPTYGMYRVSADIADVKVREVQLGARFQPDVQAVLNAANEHSKLLFLCSPNNPTGNCFPLDTIGQLAEGFPGITVVDEAYTDFSAQSSSLSLLDQHPRLVVMQTFSKAWGLAGIRLGMAFASEEIIGLFNKVKPPYNVNQLTQEAVLKALNNPKQQQQWVQNILGQRTLLAQYLSGLDFVERIHPSDANFLLVKVKEPRRIYDFLVERSIIVRDRSRVALCEGCLRITVGTPEENEQLFRALVEL; encoded by the coding sequence ATGAGCATAAAAAATCTCGTCCGCGAAAACATCCTCCGCCTCACCTCGTACTCCTCCGCCCGCAGCGAGTTCAAGGGCAGGGCCAGCATTTTCCTGGACGCCAACGAGAACCCCTTCGATACGGGCTACAACCGCTACCCGGACCCCCTGCAATGGAAGGTGAAGGAAAAAATTGCGGAGCTGAAGGGCGTTGCCCCGGAAAGGATCTTCCTGGGCAATGGCAGCGATGAGGCAATCGACCTGTTGATCCGCATCTTTTGTGAGCCGAAAGAGGACCACATTGTCATCCTGCCCCCCACCTATGGCATGTACCGGGTGTCGGCGGATATTGCCGATGTGAAGGTGCGGGAAGTGCAGCTCGGCGCTCGTTTCCAACCAGACGTGCAGGCTGTTTTGAACGCCGCCAATGAGCATTCCAAGCTCCTGTTCCTCTGCAGCCCCAACAACCCGACAGGCAACTGCTTTCCATTGGATACCATAGGCCAGTTGGCGGAGGGCTTCCCCGGCATCACGGTGGTGGACGAGGCCTACACCGATTTCTCGGCTCAGTCCAGCAGCCTCAGCCTCCTGGATCAACACCCCCGGCTGGTGGTGATGCAAACCTTTTCGAAAGCCTGGGGGCTGGCCGGCATCCGCCTGGGCATGGCCTTCGCCTCGGAGGAGATTATCGGGTTGTTCAATAAGGTGAAACCGCCGTACAATGTCAATCAACTGACCCAGGAAGCGGTACTGAAAGCCCTGAATAATCCAAAACAGCAACAGCAATGGGTGCAGAACATCCTCGGCCAGCGCACCCTGCTGGCGCAGTACCTGAGCGGGCTGGACTTCGTGGAGCGCATCCACCCCTCCGACGCCAATTTCCTGCTGGTGAAGGTGAAGGAGCCCCGCCGCATCTACGATTTCCTGGTGGAACGCAGCATCATCGTGCGCGACCGCTCGCGGGTGGCCCTTTGCGAAGGCTGCCTGCGCATCACCGTCGGCACGCCGGAGGAGAATGAGCAGCTGTTCCGGGCTCTGGTGGAGCTTTGA
- the hisH gene encoding imidazole glycerol phosphate synthase subunit HisH translates to MPIAIIDYNAGNVQSVLFAMERLGVEAVLTDDHDTIRSAEKVIFPGVGEANTTMAYLRERGLDELIRSLTQPVLGICLGMQLLCEHSEENDTPCLGIIPQKVVRFRPANGEKVPHIGWNSIRSLKNGVFTPNLEGDYVYFVHSYYVEAGPYTTATTDYVLPFSSGLQKDNFYATQFHPEKSGKVGEVILRNFLGLSG, encoded by the coding sequence ATGCCAATAGCCATTATTGACTACAACGCCGGCAACGTGCAATCCGTCCTCTTCGCCATGGAGCGCCTGGGGGTGGAGGCGGTGTTGACCGACGACCACGATACCATCCGCTCGGCGGAGAAGGTGATCTTCCCCGGGGTGGGGGAGGCCAACACCACCATGGCCTACCTGCGGGAGCGCGGGCTGGACGAACTCATCCGCAGCCTTACCCAGCCGGTGCTGGGCATCTGCCTGGGCATGCAACTGCTCTGTGAGCACTCTGAAGAGAACGACACGCCCTGCCTGGGCATCATCCCACAGAAGGTGGTGCGCTTTCGGCCGGCGAACGGAGAGAAAGTGCCCCATATTGGCTGGAACAGCATCCGCAGCCTGAAGAATGGAGTCTTTACACCGAACCTGGAAGGCGATTACGTCTACTTTGTCCACAGTTATTATGTGGAGGCAGGGCCTTATACCACTGCCACTACAGACTATGTATTGCCTTTCAGCTCCGGCCTACAGAAAGATAACTTCTATGCCACGCAGTTCCACCCGGAGAAGTCGGGCAAAGTGGGAGAGGTTATTTTGAGGAACTTTTTGGGGTTGTCGGGATAG
- a CDS encoding zinc-dependent peptidase produces the protein MPARILSIPFAVIALAFLYLTWEVDPGYSIYIVPFVILMALIYVLSPQINWWWYQRHPPELKPKIRLLITRHLPYYQKLVESEQERFRKRVALYMEANDFMPQGMETVPEDLQAIAAACAVQLTFGQKDFLLPKFEHVIFYPHPFPSPQYPENFHASEIYEEDGVILFSAEQLLPGFLQPFQYYNIGLHEYAKAFVRSYPEIDFPELPDDIWQKLKQVSGFSEAAIERWINLKPIPAQPVSIALFFTFPRQFQAMLPELYERYARIFNQSPARESTPVLEDFRTG, from the coding sequence ATGCCCGCACGGATCCTATCTATTCCTTTTGCCGTCATCGCCCTGGCCTTTCTCTACCTCACCTGGGAGGTAGACCCGGGCTACAGCATTTACATCGTTCCTTTCGTGATACTGATGGCACTAATCTACGTACTCAGCCCGCAGATCAACTGGTGGTGGTACCAGCGCCATCCGCCAGAGCTGAAGCCCAAGATCCGTTTGCTCATCACGCGCCATTTGCCCTACTACCAGAAACTGGTGGAGAGCGAGCAGGAGCGTTTTCGAAAAAGAGTGGCCCTCTACATGGAGGCCAACGACTTCATGCCCCAGGGCATGGAAACCGTGCCGGAAGACCTGCAGGCCATCGCTGCGGCCTGCGCTGTGCAACTCACCTTCGGCCAGAAGGACTTCCTGCTGCCTAAATTCGAGCACGTCATCTTCTATCCGCATCCCTTCCCTTCTCCGCAGTACCCCGAAAATTTTCATGCCTCCGAAATTTACGAGGAGGACGGGGTCATCCTCTTCTCCGCCGAGCAATTGCTACCGGGCTTCCTGCAGCCTTTTCAGTATTACAATATCGGCCTGCACGAATACGCCAAAGCATTTGTGCGCAGTTACCCCGAGATCGATTTTCCAGAACTGCCGGATGACATCTGGCAGAAGCTCAAACAGGTGAGCGGGTTCAGCGAAGCCGCCATCGAGCGGTGGATCAACCTGAAGCCGATACCGGCGCAGCCGGTGAGCATAGCGCTGTTTTTTACTTTCCCCAGGCAGTTCCAGGCCATGCTGCCGGAGTTGTACGAGCGGTATGCGCGGATCTTTAACCAGTCGCCGGCAAGAGAATCGACGCCGGTGCTGGAGGACTTCAGGACAGGATGA
- a CDS encoding Uma2 family endonuclease yields the protein METAVEKRYTLEEYLEMEYHAETRHYFYDGRVASMSYTSNNHGSIIANLIGEIGLRAKGTNFRAYPPGRMLYVPECRLNYYPDVMVVKGEPVFRQHTKKMHATLNPHVLIEVLLDSTEENDRIDKWYCYRKIPSLQQYFMVVQDQVYIDFYNRIDETRWENSYVDRMDQEIEIAGFRIKVEDIYLNVQFEKPEPKADQ from the coding sequence ATGGAAACGGCAGTAGAAAAACGATATACCCTGGAAGAATATCTGGAGATGGAGTACCATGCCGAAACCCGGCATTATTTCTATGATGGACGCGTCGCGTCTATGTCCTACACCTCCAATAACCATGGTTCAATTATCGCCAATTTGATTGGGGAAATAGGTTTGCGAGCAAAGGGAACAAATTTTCGGGCCTATCCCCCCGGCCGCATGCTCTACGTGCCGGAATGCCGCCTCAATTACTACCCGGATGTGATGGTTGTGAAGGGAGAACCTGTTTTCCGCCAGCATACTAAAAAAATGCACGCCACTTTGAATCCCCATGTCCTAATCGAAGTTCTCTTGGATAGTACGGAGGAAAATGATCGAATTGATAAGTGGTACTGCTATCGAAAGATTCCCTCTCTTCAGCAATATTTTATGGTCGTTCAGGATCAGGTGTACATTGATTTTTACAACCGCATCGACGAAACCCGCTGGGAGAACAGCTACGTGGACCGAATGGATCAGGAGATAGAAATAGCCGGATTCAGGATCAAGGTAGAAGATATCTACCTTAATGTGCAATTCGAAAAGCCGGAACCAAAGGCCGACCAATAA
- a CDS encoding ATP phosphoribosyltransferase: MQKRLQIAVQKSGRLLEGSLKLLKECGIRVDNGKDQLKASAGNFPLDILYLRNSDIPQYVEDGVADIGIIGENTAFEKQKQIKAILPLGFSKCRLSIAVPKNTAYPGPEFLNGKRIATSYPNSLRHYLDTHQLEAEIHEISGSVEIAPNIGLADAICDLVSSGSTLFKNGLEEKEVVLKSEACIVAHPALSEEKQAILDKLVFRIEAVLKARNNKYILMNAPNEQIEEVIRILPGMKSPTVMPLAEKGWSSIHTVIEESHFWDIIDQLKEAGAQGILVVPIEKMII; this comes from the coding sequence ATGCAGAAAAGGCTTCAAATCGCAGTTCAGAAATCCGGCAGGCTGCTGGAAGGGTCCCTCAAGCTCCTGAAGGAATGCGGCATCAGGGTTGATAACGGCAAGGATCAGCTCAAAGCTTCCGCAGGAAATTTTCCGCTGGATATCCTCTACCTGCGCAATTCCGATATCCCTCAATACGTAGAAGATGGCGTAGCCGACATCGGCATCATCGGGGAGAACACGGCCTTTGAGAAGCAGAAACAGATCAAGGCCATACTGCCGCTGGGTTTTTCCAAATGCCGCCTTTCTATTGCCGTTCCCAAAAATACGGCCTATCCGGGGCCCGAATTTCTCAACGGCAAGCGCATTGCCACTTCCTACCCCAACTCCCTGCGCCACTACCTCGACACCCATCAGTTGGAAGCGGAAATTCACGAGATTTCCGGCTCGGTGGAGATAGCCCCCAACATCGGCCTGGCCGATGCCATCTGCGACCTGGTCAGCAGCGGCAGCACCCTGTTCAAGAACGGCCTGGAAGAAAAAGAGGTCGTCCTGAAGTCGGAAGCCTGTATCGTGGCCCATCCCGCCCTCAGCGAAGAAAAACAGGCCATCCTCGACAAGCTGGTTTTTCGCATCGAAGCGGTGCTCAAAGCGCGCAACAACAAATACATCCTGATGAATGCCCCGAATGAGCAGATCGAGGAGGTCATCCGCATCCTGCCGGGCATGAAGAGCCCCACGGTGATGCCCCTGGCGGAAAAGGGCTGGAGCTCCATCCACACCGTGATCGAGGAAAGCCACTTCTGGGATATCATCGACCAACTGAAAGAGGCCGGCGCCCAGGGTATTTTGGTGGTGCCGATTGAAAAAATGATTATTTAA
- the hisA gene encoding 1-(5-phosphoribosyl)-5-[(5-phosphoribosylamino)methylideneamino]imidazole-4-carboxamide isomerase: MHIIPAIDIIDGKCVRLTEGDYAQKKVYNEDPLEVAKEFEAHGIRRLHLVDLDGAKAQHIVNQRVLRRIATHTKLQIDFGGGLKADEDVRIAFENGARQVTGGTVAVKNPELFLGWLEQYGPERIILGSDVRDGKVAVSGWQEQSELELFAFLEDYIQKGIQYSICTDISKDGRLEGTALDLYKEIIIRFPELKLIASGGVTTIEEVQSLREAGCYGAIIGKAIYEGHIRLEELEGLL, from the coding sequence ATGCACATCATCCCCGCCATAGACATCATCGACGGCAAATGCGTCCGCCTGACAGAAGGCGACTACGCCCAAAAGAAAGTCTACAACGAAGACCCGCTGGAAGTGGCCAAGGAATTTGAGGCCCACGGTATACGCCGCCTCCACCTGGTCGACCTGGACGGCGCCAAAGCCCAACACATCGTCAACCAGCGGGTGCTGCGCCGCATCGCCACCCACACCAAGCTGCAGATCGACTTCGGCGGCGGCCTCAAAGCCGACGAAGATGTACGCATTGCCTTTGAGAACGGTGCCCGGCAGGTGACCGGCGGCACCGTGGCCGTGAAAAACCCGGAGCTGTTCCTGGGCTGGCTGGAGCAATACGGCCCGGAACGCATCATCCTGGGATCCGATGTACGGGATGGGAAAGTGGCCGTCAGCGGCTGGCAGGAGCAGAGCGAGCTGGAGCTCTTCGCTTTCCTGGAGGATTATATTCAAAAGGGCATACAGTACAGCATTTGTACGGACATTTCCAAGGACGGGCGGCTGGAGGGCACTGCCCTGGATTTATATAAAGAAATTATCATTCGCTTCCCGGAACTAAAGTTGATCGCCAGCGGCGGCGTCACTACCATTGAAGAGGTGCAGTCCCTGCGGGAGGCTGGTTGCTACGGCGCCATCATCGGCAAGGCTATCTACGAAGGGCATATCCGGCTGGAAGAGCTGGAGGGGTTGCTTTGA
- a CDS encoding T9SS type A sorting domain-containing protein, producing MKTKHLLYFLALSALFPVSLWPQAACEEAVDSYLLGNQVRALINNRGALFQPAGNGGFAYHVPFGFPLKHTICGQGLWLGGYVNGSLKLAAPEYDLRDEEFEYYPGPLDSVGQADPSGCSNWNRIWEVRRRQIEAHIADYEEDGIIDNPIPEIMGWPGRGNPYFDGLYGFLLPNEPQGLAPFYDRDGDGFYNPMGGEYPVAPRSAVLPEHLTWTVFNDAGGPHEGSGGEPLHVEVQQTAWAFFCEDNPQLNQAIFTSHKVINRNVLPIDSLILGQWHDLAIGCSSDDLFGSSPELHTIFQYNRGNIDGQYSNTSFCPEDSRFGMNPPVQAITFLNHPMSSAIYFFNFPSAYDPPFLTLAPNYPSQYYHYLNARWRNGQPLTFGGYGIATGNPPTSFFFSGDPNDSNSWSAIPQGVYSASENLLGNLNIGTLPPGAFIELDVAYSFFRAPGADHLGNVTAMYEGLENIHAWYGQGFFNACSPPDECQDDCVWAGDTNADGIANHYDVLPVGTALGQQGPIRATPLHWAPQNGQAWDDSLDNGVNYKHIDADGSGIIAFGDLQATRMHLGKSRPDYQPPPDVYTEGPELYTHDSMRFMMLDTNRFFTMRTELGLVPGLYGLAFTMEYDTNYLRNTGALITNSQVDAGRFGVIKAHPQEGNIDFGITLADTAQQLEPGRLMLSYFVPKSMDGQDLPSANTEIKIKNILGVRKDGSKIEMGARTLNIAFPSLLSNQKHPNDPGVQAFPNPATGRLELRFPGRQAEGIMILDIAGRKVWAQEGLFIDAASVDLRRLTRGTYFVRMQLDGAVVVRRIVLAQ from the coding sequence ATGAAAACCAAACACTTACTTTACTTTTTAGCGTTAAGCGCTTTATTTCCGGTTAGCCTTTGGCCTCAGGCAGCTTGTGAAGAAGCTGTGGATAGCTACTTACTGGGCAATCAGGTGAGGGCTTTGATCAACAACCGTGGGGCGCTTTTCCAGCCAGCAGGAAATGGTGGTTTTGCTTACCACGTGCCGTTCGGGTTTCCGCTTAAGCACACGATCTGCGGGCAAGGGCTGTGGTTGGGAGGATACGTAAACGGATCACTGAAACTCGCGGCGCCCGAATATGATCTAAGGGATGAAGAATTTGAGTACTATCCGGGGCCATTGGATAGTGTGGGACAAGCGGATCCCAGTGGTTGTAGCAACTGGAACCGGATTTGGGAGGTGAGGCGCCGTCAAATTGAGGCTCACATCGCCGATTATGAAGAGGATGGGATCATCGACAACCCTATTCCCGAGATCATGGGCTGGCCGGGCCGGGGCAACCCCTATTTTGATGGCCTCTATGGATTTCTACTGCCAAACGAGCCTCAAGGGCTGGCGCCATTCTACGACAGGGATGGCGACGGATTTTACAACCCGATGGGCGGTGAATACCCGGTGGCGCCCCGGTCGGCTGTACTGCCCGAGCACCTTACCTGGACGGTTTTCAACGATGCGGGCGGGCCCCATGAAGGCTCAGGTGGAGAGCCGCTGCATGTAGAAGTTCAGCAAACGGCCTGGGCCTTCTTTTGTGAAGACAACCCTCAACTCAATCAAGCCATATTTACTTCCCATAAGGTTATCAACCGCAATGTTTTGCCAATCGACTCCCTGATTTTGGGGCAATGGCACGACCTGGCCATCGGATGCTCCTCAGACGATTTATTTGGAAGTTCTCCAGAGCTTCACACCATATTTCAGTACAATCGTGGTAATATTGACGGACAGTACTCCAATACATCCTTTTGCCCGGAAGATAGCCGTTTTGGAATGAACCCTCCTGTACAGGCGATAACTTTCCTCAACCATCCAATGTCTTCGGCGATTTACTTTTTCAACTTTCCATCAGCTTATGACCCTCCATTTTTAACCCTTGCGCCAAATTATCCCAGCCAATATTATCATTACCTCAACGCCCGCTGGCGTAATGGGCAACCGCTAACCTTCGGAGGCTATGGAATTGCCACTGGCAACCCGCCAACTTCATTCTTTTTTTCAGGAGATCCAAATGATAGCAATTCCTGGTCAGCAATACCACAGGGTGTATACTCAGCATCGGAAAATTTACTGGGTAATTTAAACATCGGCACGTTACCCCCCGGCGCATTCATTGAGCTGGATGTTGCTTATTCCTTCTTTAGAGCGCCCGGCGCAGATCACCTGGGCAATGTAACCGCCATGTACGAAGGGCTGGAGAACATTCACGCCTGGTATGGGCAGGGCTTCTTCAATGCATGCTCTCCTCCCGATGAATGCCAGGACGATTGTGTTTGGGCAGGCGACACCAACGCCGATGGCATTGCCAACCACTACGATGTCTTGCCGGTCGGCACTGCGCTGGGCCAACAAGGGCCCATCCGGGCTACGCCCTTACACTGGGCACCCCAAAATGGACAAGCATGGGACGATTCCCTCGATAATGGTGTAAATTATAAACACATCGATGCCGATGGCAGTGGCATAATCGCTTTCGGAGACCTGCAGGCCACCCGGATGCATCTGGGGAAATCCAGGCCGGATTACCAGCCTCCTCCTGATGTCTACACGGAAGGCCCTGAATTATACACCCATGACTCCATGCGCTTCATGATGCTGGATACGAACCGTTTTTTCACCATGCGGACCGAGCTGGGGCTCGTTCCTGGCCTGTACGGGCTGGCCTTTACTATGGAATACGATACGAACTACTTGAGAAATACCGGCGCCCTCATCACGAATTCGCAGGTAGATGCAGGTCGTTTTGGAGTGATAAAAGCACATCCTCAGGAGGGAAACATCGATTTTGGCATTACCCTGGCTGACACTGCTCAGCAACTGGAACCGGGCAGGTTGATGTTGAGTTACTTTGTTCCAAAATCTATGGACGGCCAGGATTTACCCTCCGCGAATACCGAGATCAAGATCAAGAACATTTTAGGAGTCCGAAAGGATGGCAGCAAAATTGAAATGGGGGCCCGTACGCTGAATATTGCTTTTCCCAGCCTGCTATCCAACCAGAAGCATCCAAATGACCCGGGTGTTCAGGCCTTCCCTAATCCCGCCACCGGCCGGTTGGAACTGCGCTTCCCGGGCCGTCAGGCAGAAGGAATAATGATATTGGATATTGCCGGCAGGAAGGTTTGGGCGCAGGAAGGCCTGTTTATAGACGCCGCCAGCGTTGATTTGCGGCGGTTAACCAGGGGTACTTATTTTGTGAGGATGCAACTGGACGGGGCGGTAGTTGTCCGCAGAATTGTATTAGCGCAATAG
- the hisD gene encoding histidinol dehydrogenase, protein MKLYTHPDKANWPAILQRPVMEVERLDATVQAVLDEVQEKGDAALLAYTERFDGVKLAELQVSPAELAEAESLLSEPLKAAIQTARANIERFHSRQAEPVQEVETMPGVRCWRKSVAIEKVGLYIPGGTAPLFSTVLMLGVPAKLAGCREIVLCTPPQKDGKVHPAILYTAKLVGVTHIFKIGGAQAVAAMAYGTETVPAVYKIFGPGNQYVTAAKQLVSRRGIAIDMPAGPSEVLVCADERANPAFVAADLLSQAEHGEDSQVVLVSFSETFARWVQEAIAEQLASLPRRAIAAKALENSSAIVVRNRSEALELINAYAPEHLILSVEDAEGLGEEVINAGSIFLGNYTPESVGDYASGTNHTLPTNGYARMYSGVSLDSFVKKITFQRLSREGLQALGPAVEEMAAAEELMAHKNAVAIRLKE, encoded by the coding sequence ATGAAACTATACACCCATCCCGATAAGGCCAACTGGCCAGCCATCCTGCAGCGGCCGGTAATGGAAGTGGAGCGCCTGGATGCTACCGTACAGGCGGTGCTCGACGAAGTGCAGGAAAAGGGCGATGCCGCTCTGCTCGCTTACACCGAACGCTTCGATGGGGTAAAACTAGCGGAACTGCAGGTAAGCCCTGCCGAGCTGGCGGAGGCCGAAAGCCTGCTCAGCGAGCCCCTCAAGGCAGCTATACAAACCGCCAGGGCAAATATAGAACGCTTCCACAGCCGGCAGGCAGAGCCGGTACAGGAGGTGGAGACCATGCCTGGCGTGCGTTGCTGGCGCAAAAGCGTGGCCATCGAGAAGGTGGGGCTCTACATCCCCGGCGGCACGGCGCCGCTCTTTTCTACTGTGCTGATGCTGGGTGTGCCTGCTAAGTTAGCCGGCTGCCGGGAGATCGTGCTGTGCACCCCACCGCAGAAGGACGGCAAAGTGCATCCCGCCATCCTGTACACCGCCAAGCTGGTGGGCGTTACCCATATCTTCAAGATCGGCGGCGCCCAGGCGGTGGCCGCCATGGCTTATGGCACGGAAACTGTTCCTGCCGTGTACAAGATCTTTGGCCCGGGCAACCAGTACGTCACCGCCGCCAAACAACTGGTGAGCCGCCGGGGCATCGCCATCGACATGCCGGCCGGCCCTTCCGAAGTGCTCGTCTGCGCCGACGAGCGCGCAAACCCCGCCTTCGTGGCGGCCGATTTGCTCTCTCAGGCCGAACATGGCGAGGATAGCCAGGTGGTGCTGGTTTCTTTCTCCGAAACATTCGCCCGGTGGGTGCAGGAAGCAATAGCCGAACAACTGGCGTCATTGCCGCGCAGAGCCATCGCCGCCAAAGCCCTGGAGAACAGCTCCGCCATCGTCGTCCGCAACCGCAGCGAAGCCCTGGAACTGATCAACGCCTATGCCCCGGAGCACCTCATCCTCTCGGTTGAGGATGCCGAAGGCCTGGGCGAAGAAGTGATCAACGCCGGCTCCATTTTCCTGGGCAATTACACCCCGGAATCGGTGGGCGATTATGCCTCCGGCACCAACCACACTTTGCCAACGAACGGCTACGCCCGTATGTACAGCGGCGTGTCTCTGGATAGTTTCGTCAAAAAGATCACCTTCCAGCGGCTGTCCCGCGAAGGGCTGCAAGCGCTGGGGCCGGCCGTGGAGGAAATGGCGGCAGCGGAGGAATTGATGGCGCATAAGAATGCGGTGGCGATCCGGTTGAAGGAGTGA